A stretch of DNA from Deltaproteobacteria bacterium:
TGTCGGACCGGGAATCAAGACCGGGATGCCGATTTTTTATGATAACCCTAAAGAAGTGGGGGCTGATCGTATCGTCAATGCCGTAGCAGCTTATGAAAAATATCGGACCAATCTGATCGTGGTGGATTTCGGGACGGCCACCACCTTTGATTATGTTTCCGAGAAAGGGGAATATATGGGCGGGGCCATCGCCCCGGGTATCCTCATCTCCTGTGAGGCCCTCTTTCAAAAGGCCTCCAAGCTCCCCCGGGTGGAAATCTTCTCCAAACCCAAGACCGTCCTGGCCAAGGACACGATCAGCAGTATGAACGTGGGGATTATCTATGGATATACCGGTCTGGTGGACGGGCTGGTGCAGCGCATTATGGATACGGTTCCCAAAAAACCGAAGGTTATCGCCACCGGCGGACTGGCCCCTTTGATTTCTGCCGAATCTAAAACCATCGAAGAGGTGGACAGCTACCTGACCCTGGAGGGCTTAAGGATTATTTATGAGCGCAACCGCTCGTAAAGTGCGGCCAACACCAGCGGGGGAAAAGCCCAATGGTTCTGAATCCGAGGATCTATACTACAAGGGGGAAAATATTTTTTCTTGACATCCTTGCCCTCTTTTTTTAATTTTATTAATATAGTCAATAAGTTTTTATAAACCCAAAGGTGTCCCAGTATGGAAAGCCGATTAGACCGAATTGAAAAAGGGATAGAATCATTATTCAAAGGAATTATTGAGTTAAAAAATTCCCAGAAAAAAACCGATTCCCAAATTCAAGAACTGAAAGAGTCCCAGAAAAAAACCGATGAGCAACTTCGGAGAACCGATGAACAACTTAAGAGAACGGATGAGCAACTTCGGAAAACGGATCTACAACTTCAGAAAACCGATGAGCAGCTTCGGAAAACCGATATCAAATTAGAACGGATTGGGATACAAATGGGTAATTTGGGATTGGTTCAGGGAGAGGTAGCCGAGGAACTTTTTTACCGGAATCTTCCCGAATTGTTCAAAAAGCGAAATATAATTTTTGAGAGAATTCGTAGAAATGTAAAGAGGAAAGGTATCGCCGAGTTCGATATTGTCGCCGTAAACGGTGGTTGGATTTTAGTCGTGGAGGTCAAAAATAAGCTTGAGAAATGGATGGTCGATCGATTTGTGGAAGAGAAACTCCCGCAGTTTAAGGAACTGTTCCCGGAGTATCGGGACCTGAAATTGGAAGGCGGCATAGGGGCTCTGGTAGTTAAGGATGAAGTGGGGCGTTATGCGGAAAAGGCCGGCCTGTATGTTCTGACCCAGACCAACGAAGGCGGAGCTGCCCTGCTCAATAGAGGAGATTTCAATCCCAGGGAATTTAAATGAGATTCAGAAACCGCTTTCCCTCCAAGGCATTTATCCTGTAATCATTCTCCCTATTTTTGCGTTGCCCCTTTAAAGTTGAAAATTGAACTCGAATAAATTATTGCAGGTAAAATTTAGAAAACTGAGGTAAAATCATGACTCCTGAAGAGATGCGTCAAAGAGCGAAAGAACTGTTTATGGCTCGTTTTCATTGAAGCCAGGTCATCATGGCCGTGGGCCAGGAAAAGACAGGTGACAAAAATGAGACCTTGATCAAGGCCATGGGGGCCTTGGGAGGTGGGGTGGCCAGCAGCGGCCGGGTCTGCGGGATTTTGTTAGGCGGAGTGTCCTTTATCTCCAGTCTCTACAGCCGGGGCAATCTGGAGGAAAAAGAACATCCCCGGATGTGGCGCTTAAGCTGGAAACTGAACAAAAAATTCGAGGAACTGGCCAAACCTTACGGCGGGGTCAATTGTGCGGACATCGCCCGGGTGAACTGGTCCGACAAGGAGCAAACCAAGGCATTTTATAACAACCCTGAAGGCCGGCGGCAAATCTGCCTTGAATTGGTCGGGGATACGGCCTATGCCCTGGGAGAAATTTTAGACCAGGCGGATGCCGAGACCAAATAGTGAAAAAGGAGAAAAAAGATGGCTGAATCGGGTCTGAAAAATAAAAAAATCCTGGCTGTGGATGATGAGCCGGATGTCTTGGAGACCCTCGAAGAGGTGATCCTGCAGGGCTGTCCGGACTGTACGATGGACAAGGCCACCAGTTACGAGGGGGCAGCCGAACTACTCAAATCGAAGGATTACGATATAGTCGTTTTAGATATCATGGGTGTACGCGGCTTCGATCTCCTCGAAATCGCCGTCTCCCGCAAATTCAAAGTGGCCATGCTGACGGCCCACGCTTTAAGCCCCGAGGCCCTAAAAAAGTCCCATGATCTGGGGGCCCGAGCCTATTTGCCGAAAGAAAAGCTGGCTGAAATCGTTCCTTTTCTTGAGGATATGCTGCAGTATGAATACAAGTCCGGCTGGAAGCGTCTTCTGGAAAAGTTGGAAAACTATTTTGACGACCAGTTTGAGGAAGAATGGAAGAAAAAATCAGGTATCGTCTACTGGTAGCCCCATTGGATGTTTGAAGAGAGAGTTTTGTTCACCGCAAACCCGGGAAGATTCTGGATCTTTTAGCCGCCCTCTTGCATCAGACCAATAGGTCCCTGGGGTACTACTGCGAAGAAGAAGACAAATGTCATCGCTCTGTGCTGAGAGAGCTGCTCTTGGAGCGGGGAGCGGACCTGGCATAACCCAATTGTTTTTATAAAGATTTAGCAGCGGCATGCTTGATAACCAGGCCGATTATCATAAAGCCTATCAGACTTAAAAGCAGAACCACCCCGGGGTTGGACAGGAAGCGAAGGAGGAAAGCGGATAAAAAGACCAGGGCAATTCCCAGCGCTAAAACCAGAGTCGTAAGGATTATTCTTCTTGATATCCCGTTCATAGGAACCTCCATAAATAGAAACCGCCGTCAAAGCGACTGCTCCGACGGCGGCCCGACCATCATAGGTTCCTCCAGAGATATCTCTCCAGACCCTAAAACGAACTTCATTTTTTATTAATTCATATTATTCAAAAATTCTAATAAGTCAAGACTTTAATAACCTTCTAAAAGACGGTTATCCCCCGTGCAGGGCCTGAAAAATTTGGAGTACAGATCCGTCGGTCAGGCCGGTCTCTCTAGTTAAAAAACGGCCGTTCATGAGCACTGAACTTTCAAGGGATTCGGGGAGTTTCAGAAGGGTCAAAAGGTCTGCCACCTTCGACCCTTCGGGCAATTCTACCACAAGACCCAGGTCCGTACGGTAATCGGGAAAACGCTGGCTCAAGGTGCCGAATAATTTAATGGAGATTTTCATATTAACCAATAGGATTCCTCGAATCCTCGATCCCTTCTTTTAAAAATCAAACGTACTGTCCATCTGCTCATCGGTGATCATCACCACGGTGTTGTGGGGGGGCAAGGGCTCCTTATAGAAAAATTCCGGAAGCCGGTCATCTTTACTGGTGAAACCCGCCTTGCGGTTAAATTCCCTTTCCACTTGTAAGACGCGGACCCCCATCTGGCCGATGACCTCGGGCCCAAGCTGTGTGCCCAATTTGGCATTCATGACCTTGAGAAAGGCTTCGCCGCCTTCCGGGGTGGTTAAGGCGAAACTGGCTAAAAGGCAAAGACCGGTACAGTCCACCGAAGCCATGGCGATCTGGGCTTCTCTCGAGGCCTGGACTTGTCCGTCGGTCTTTAAAGGATCGAGAAGTCCACCCAGATATCGGCCGACCACATTCCCGGCGGTGTGATCGGCGCCCATGGGCGAAGTGGCGTAGGTTACGGCATTGCCCTGCATGGCCCTGGGATCATAGGCGGCTATACTCTGGCCTTTGACCGCCGGCACCCGGTGATGGTTGAAGTGCCGGCCGACGGCCACCGGGCCGTTACCCAGGACCCGGCCCAATGGGCTGCCCTGGGCGATCTCCTCGACCATTTGGATCGCCGCCCCGGTGTCGCCAAAATTTTTGTAGCCGGCATCCATGGCCACGGCCAGAGCCACGCCGGTGCTCATGGTATCCAGCCCGATGTCATCGCAGAGAAAATCCAGACGGGCAATGGTATCCAGATCGTTAATCCCGGTCATACCGCCCATGGACCAGATAGTCTCGTATTCCAAAGAGGAGGTCATAAATTTCCCTTGATCATCCACATACACATTAGAGCAGTGGACAATACATTGGGCACAACCCATGTGAGTGGGGTTCCCGCCCCGTTCCTTGATGATTTTGGTCATGGTCTCTCCGCTGATCTTTTCCCAGCCGTCCATGACCCCTTGGGTGGCATTATAACTGGGGAAACCGCCCAGGGAATTTACCGGTCCCACCATCCCGGCCGTCCCAATATTGGGCAGGAGCTGGCCGCTGAAGGGGTGGGCCTTGACGGCCTTGGCAAAGACCTTGGCCGCTTCTTTGAAGGTTTCCGGATCTGCCAGGGCATCAGGGCTGTTGCCCCGTTGATCCACCAGGACGGCCTTTAACCCTTTTGCTCCCATGACGGCCCCGAGTCCTCCCCGCCCTGCTGCCCGGCAGGGGCGGCCGTCGATATCCGAGCCTTGAATCGAGGCGGCTGTTAAACGGTATTCGCCGGCCGGGCCGATAGCCATGACTGAGGTCTTGTCTCCGTAAATTTCGAGCAATTTTTCAACCAGGCTGTAGGTTCGCATCCCTTTATATGCCTGGGCCGGTAAAAGGGAGGCCGCACCCTTTTCATCAATGCGCAAGAAGAATAATTCCTCTGCGGCGGCCTGGCCTTCGATAACGATAGCGGTAATCCCCAGACGTCCCAAAGCCGCGGCCATGGTCCCTCCGGCATTACTTTCTTTGATGGTTCCGGTCAAAGGGCTTTTGGCGCCTACTGAGATTCGGCTGGTATTGACCAGGCTGGTGCCGCTCAGAAGCCCGGGGGCAAAAATGAGTTTATTTTCCGGTCCCAAAGGATCACATTTCGGGGGTACTTCGGTGTCGATCATGACGGAAGTCAAACCTCGGCCGCCCAGACCGAGATAAGGCTGGGGAACCTCTTCAAAACGGATAGTCTGGTTGGACATGTTGACTCTTAAAATTTTCATGATGATTCATCTCCTTTTTTATTCGACAGGATTAATAGGATTTACCCAGTTAATCCTGTTCATCCTGTCAAATAGTATTTTGAATTTCAATAAGTTTTAAACAGATCCTTAAATAAATCACAAAGACGGACGGCGTAAATGATGGTCCGTAGCTTGTTCAAAAGCGTAACCGGCCAGCAGGATTTTTTCTTCATCAAAGTGATTTCCGAGGATCTGCAAGCCAATGGGGAGTCCCTGGCTGCTGAAACCGCAGGGCAGGGACATTCCCGGAATCCCCGCCAGATTGACCGAGATGGTGAAGATGTCGGTCAAATACATCTCGAGGGGATCGGAAGATTTTTCTCCCAGGCGAAAGGCCGGAGTCGGGGCCACCGGTGTCAGGATTAAGTCGCAGCTCTGGAAGGCCTTTTGAAAATCCTGGTGGATCAAGGCCCGGACCTGGGAGGCCTTTCGGTAATAGGCGTCGTAGTAGCCGGCAGAAAGGACATAGGTACCCAACATGATCCTCCGGATCACCTCCGATCCGAATCCTTTGGAACGGGTCTGTTGATACATTTCCATCAGGGTCCGCTCATCAGGGTCCCGGTAACCGTATTTGACCCCGTCATAGCGGGCCAGGTTGGAACTGGCTTCGGCCGTGGCAATGATATAGTAGACGGCCACGGCATATTCCGTATGGGGCAAAGAGATTTCCAGGCAATGGGCTCCCTGCAATTCAAAGACGGAAATGGCCTTTCGGACAGCCTGTTCCACTTCCGGATGCATCCCCTCTACAAAGTATTCTCTGGGAATACCCAGGCGTAATCCCTTTAAATCCTTTTGCAGAACCCTGGTGTAATCGGGCACTTCCCGGGGGACCGAGGTGGAATCTTTAGGGTCATATCCGCCAAGGGTATTCAACAAAAGGGCACAATCGGTCACATCCCGGGTCAAAGGCCCGATCTGATCCAGGGAGGAGGCAAAGGCCACCAGACCGTAACGGGATACGCGGCCGTAAGTGGGTTTCATCCCCACAACCCCGCAGTGCGAGGCCGGCTGCCTGATGGAGCCGCCGGTATCCGACCCGATAGCGGCCAGGGATTCTCCGGCGGCTACGGCGGCAGCCGACCCCCCGCTGGAGCCTCCGGGGATGTGGTCCAGGTTCCAGGGATTTCTGGTGACCTTCAAGGCTGAATTTTCCGTCGAAGAACCCATGGCGAATTCGTCCATATTGGCCTTGCCGAGCAAAACGCATCCCGCGGCCTGAAGCCTGGTCATAATGGTGGCATCATAGGGGGGGATATAATTTCCGAGGATTCGGGAACCACAGGTGGTCTTTATTCCTTTGGTGGAAATCAGATCCTTTACCGCCAAAGGGATACCGGTCAAGGGAGAGATGTTGCCGTCGGCGATTTGTTGGTCGGCTTGCCGGGCCTGCTCAAGGGCCAATTCCGCCGTCAAGGTAATATAGGCGCCTACTGCAGGTTCAACCTGGTCGATCCGGTTTAATACCGATCTTGTTAATTCCCGGGAACTGATTTCCCTGTTTTTTAATTTTTCATGGGCCTGGGCGATGGTTATTTGATATAATTCCATAGTTATCCTGGTTCAAGTAACTTTAATGGGTTTAACACGAAAATACCGTTCGTCGTTTAGTCCCGCAAGGCGGGATTCGGCGAAATCAACAAATACGAACATCGAATTTCGAATCACGAAGTGATTTTTCCCTTCCTTCGACATTCTCATTAATCCAGCATCGAGCATCAAATGACTTTGGGCACCACAAAGGCCGAGCAGCCCTGTTCCGGGGCCAGGCCCAAGGCTTCTTCCCGCGGCAATGAAGGGACAACCTGGTCTTCCCGAAAGGCATTAGATAAATGCAGGGCGTGGGTTATAGGTTCAATGCCGCCGGTATCGAGTTCCGATAATTTTTCCATATAAAGAAGAATACCATTGAGTTGGCCGGTAAAGGTTTCAATTTCTTCCGGAGCCAATTGCAACCGGGCCAGAAAGGCCACGTGCTCGACCTCTTGTTGTGAAAGTTTCATGAAAGTTTACCCCTTTTTTTCCAAAAACTTTTTTGAATGGACCAGACTTTTTCGACAATAGGCAGGTCCGGACGGGAATCAGGTAATTGTTGATCAGCGGAAAGGATGGATTCTCCCAACAGTTCCTTGAGTACCGCCAGGACGGAAAGGCGCAATCCCTTTAAGTGATAGCCACCCTCCAGGGTCAGTAATAACCGGCCCTGACAGACGTCCCGGGCCAGATCCATCAGGAGTCTGGTCATCCGGGCAAATCCCGCCGGGGTTACCTGTTGGGCACCCAGGGGATCCTGGTAATAGGTATCAAAGCCAGCCGAAACCAGGATCAGATCGGGCTTGAACTGGCGGCCGATGGGCAGGAGGACCCTTTCAAAGATCTGGGCGAAGTCCTGGTCCTGATAGCCGCTGGAGAGGGGGCAATTGACCGTATAGCCTTGCGCTTTATCCGCACCTACTTCGTGGATCGCCCCGCTGCCGGGATAATAAGGATACTGATGGGTGGAAAAATACAAAATCTTGTTGCTCTTCCAGAAGGCATGCTGGGTGCCGTTGCCGTGATGGAGGTCCCAATCGACGATGAGGACCTTCTCCTGACCGTGATGATGACGGGCATATTCGGCGGCCAAAGCTACATTATTGAACAAGCAAAAACCCATGGCCCGATCGGCCTCGGCGTGATGTCCGGGTGGGCGGGTGAGGGCAAACCCATTGTCGATCTTACCGGCTAACAAGGCATCGACCAGGGTGAAGAGTCCTCCGGCGGCAGTAATGGCCGCCTCATAGGACTTGGGGGAGGTCTGGGTGTCGGGATCCAAAGAGACATATTCCCGTCCGGCGGTGGAGGCCACCCGATCGACATAGGCGGCGGTATGGATATAAGTCAGTTCCTGATGAGTGGCCGGGCGGGGAGTAATGGATTGGAATTGTCCGGCAAGGTCTTCTTGCAGCATGTCATAAAGAACTTCCAGCCGCTCAGAGCTTTCCACATGGGAAAATCCCCGGATATGTTCTAAAAAAATGGGGTCCTGAATGATACCGGTGGTCAAAGGTCATCCTCCCTTTTGAGGGTTCAAAAATATGATCCTTAATTTAATAGTATAAGTACTGAAGTATAATAAAAGGGGGGAGAAGTGGTCAAGGGGAAAATAGACCCTGATTTTCTCCTAAAGTTCTGACCTGCTTCCTCAGCGGCAAGGATTTCAGTTTGCTTTTTTTTGCGATATGGTTTAATTTTTCATTATGGGAAATAATGCTAAGGAGTATCTCATGACCCTGTCAAGAGAAGCGATTCTGAAGGCCATGGAGGAATGGAACCTGGCCTGGGACGACCATGACCTGGAAGGGGTGATGACGCTCTTCCATGATGAGGTGATTTTCGAAAACTGGACCGGTGGGAAGGCGGTTGGAAAAGAGGCCTTGCGAAAGGCCTGGGCCCCCTGGTTTGCCAATCATGGCGGGTTTCGATTCACCGGGGAAGATCTTTTTATTGACGAAAAAGAACAAAAAGTCCTTTATCGCTGGGAACTTTCCTGGCCTTCGTCAGAAAAAGGGTATACGGGAAAGCCTGAAAAAAGGCGGGGTCTCGATGTCATTCATCTTCAGGATGGAAAGATCATCCAGAAACTGACCTATGCCAAGACAACGATCGAGATAGACGGACAAAGGATACCTCTGCATCTATAGGTGTGGTGGATTAGGATCGAAAATCTTCTCCCTGATCCGGCCCTGTTTTAAAAAATCAAAATACTTCATAAATTAGGACGCAGATTTTCGCCGATACCCGCAGGTTCAAGAAATAAGCTGAAACCTGAAAGCTCAAAGCGAAAACCCGCATTCGGCAACTTGCATCTTGAATCTTGGAACCTTTTTTCAAATTAAATCATGGCAATCTGCGCCGATCTGCGTCCCAAAAGGAAATTCTTATACCATGCACTTATATAAAAAAATAAAAAATATTCAGAAGGAGAAACAAGGGATTAGATGATTACAGCCGGGATTGATGTCGGCCATCAGAGTGTCCATGTGGCCCTGGTCCAGGGGAAATGTCTGCTCGGTCAGGGGTCCCTGGTCATCGCCGGGGCGGTAGAGGCCGCGGCCGGTGCCGCCTTTGAAGAAATACTCAAGCAATATGCCTTGAGACCGGAAGGGATTGACCGAATCTTTGCCACCGGAGTGGGGCGGGAGAAGGTTCCCCTGGCTGACGGTCAGCGGACCGAAATGCTTTGCCAGGTGGTCGGGGCCCACTGGTTTTTCCCGAAGGCCCGGACAGTTATCGACCTGGGGGCGGAAGGCAGCCGGATCCTCAGGTGCGATTCAGAAGGGAACCTGACCAATTTTGTATTGAACGATAAATGTGCCTCCGGGGCTGGAATTTTCCTGGAGACCGTGGCCGGAATGCTGAAGCTTTCGGTTCAAGATCTCGGTCCTTTATCCCTTCGTTCCTCAAAAAAGGTCAGGTTGACCACGACCTGTGCGGTTTTTGCGGAATCCGAGATCGTGGCCGAAATCCACCGCGGATCGGCCAGGGAGGATATTTTGGCCGGCGTCCATGAATCGCTGGTGGCCAAAGTGGTATCCATCATCCCCCGGGTAGGATTGGAACCGGAAGTGATTCTGACCGGTGGCGTGGCTAAAAATGTGGGAATTGTCGAGACTTTAAGACGCCAGTTGGGCATAGAGGTGCGGGTGCCCGAGTTCCCGGAGATAACCGGTGCCCTGGGTGCGGCGATACTGGCGGCGGATGCCTTGGAAACCATTAAAAGTGAGGCATTGGTAAAAGAGTTACTACAGATTAATTCATTAAGGGAGTACGATCAATGATCACTTGTGGCGTAGATGTGGGTTCCCTTTCCGGGGAAGCCGTTATCCTGGTGGATGGCCACATCGCTTCCTACAGCATTGTCCGAACCGGTCCGGAAAGTGCCGCCACCGCCGTCGAGGCCCTGAAAGAAGCGCTGAAGAAGACCTCTATCCGTCAGGAAGAGATCGCTTTTACCGTGGCCACAGGCTACGGCCGGGTCGTGGTCCCCTTTGCCGATAAGAATATTACCGAGATCACCTGCCATGCCCGGGGTGCCCACTTCTTTACCCCTACGGTCAGGACGATCCTGGATATGGGGGGTCAGGACTGCAAGGCCATCCGCTGCGACGAGAAAGGCAAGGTCACTACCTTTCTGATGAACGATAAGTGCGCGGCAGGCACAGGACGGGCCATGGAGGTCATGGCCGGGCTCCTGGGGATCCGGCTGGAGGATATAGGGCCGCTCTCTTTGGAGGCCAAGGGAAAAGAGATCAAGGTGAGCAACACCTGTGTGGTCTTCGCCAAATCTGAGGTCTTGTCACTCATGCGACAGGGGGAGCCGACCGACCGGATCCTGGCCGGACTCTGCGACGGGGTGGCCGACCGGGTCAAGAGCCTGGTTCGGATCGTCGGGGTGGAAGAGGACTTTGTCATCAGCGGCGGGATTTCGAAAAACCTGGGGGTGGTCAGACGTATCGAGGAGAAGCTGGGCCTGAAGGCCCATATCTGTTTTGAACCCCAGATCGTCGGGGCCGTGGGCGCGGCCCTGCTGGCCGCAGAGATCCTGAAAAAGAGAGGTTAGATTCTAACTTTGGATATTTTACGGATTTTAAGCGAAGAACGGTTCCACGATTACAGCGTTCAATTGGTGGAAGATCAGGAAGGGTGTGTAACCCTGCGGAAGATTTCTGTGGATCAAGAAACAGTCCTATTCAGCGCTCCGGTTTACGGCGATCTCACCGTGCTGGCGGAAGCCCGGGAATTATTTCCCGACCTTTTGCCCCTGGGGGGGATACCGGTGGACGCGGTATAGCTTTCTTTGTTAAACCATATTTTTTCATGCGGGCCCGTAATGTTGGTCGGGACATCCGCAACTGGGCGCAGGTCTTTCCTAAATGCCAGTCTTTGCTGTTCAAAATGTTAAGGATATGGTTCCGTTCAAAATTCTCCAGACCTTCACTGGGGCCCTCCATTCTTGGAGGATTGGGGGAGTCTTGAAGGCAGGCCTCGGTATGCTCTCTGGTCAGCACCAGGTCCGAGGTTAACACGGCGCAGCGGGTCAGCGCATTTTCCAATTGCCGCACGTTTCCCGGCCAGTCATATTGCATCAACAGGTCTAACGCCCCCGGTGAAAGCCGTTTGAGTTTGGAAACGTTTTGGTCGGCCATTTTCTTGAGAAAAAAATCGGCTAAAACTGGAATATCCGATTTCCGACTGTGTAACGGCGGCGCATTGATCGTCACCACCTTCAACCGGTAGTAAAGATCTTCCCGAAATTTGCCGTCCTGAACCAATTTGGTGAGATCCCGATTGGTGGCCGCCACGATTCTGGCTCTCGAGAAATTGGGTTGATTCCCACCTACCCGCACGAACTCGCCCGATTGCAGAAACCGTAAAAGTTTACCCTGCATGGTCAGGGGCAGCTCCCCGATTTCATCAAAAAAAATAGTACCCTCCCCGGTTAATTCGAGGCGCCCTTTTCTGGTTTCATGGGCGCCGGTAAAAGCGCCTTTCTCATAACCGAAAAGTTCACTCTCCACGAGGGAGTCCACCAAAGTCGAGCAATCCATCACCGTAAAAGGCCTGTCTTTCCACGGGCTGTTGTGATGGATGCTCCTGGCGATCAACTCCTTACCGGTGCCGCTTTCCCCTTGGATGAGTACCGTCACCCGGGATTCCGAGACCAGCGCAATAATTTTAAACACCTCTTTCATTTTCCGACTGCGCGCTATGATCAGAGGCTGGGGACCGGATTGAGCCGCTGCCGGATCAAGGACTTCGCTTTCATCTTGGTAGTGGGCCTGGGTGGTTTGTTCCAGTCGGCGGATGACGGTATCCATTTCATCCACATCGATAGGCTTATGGAGATAATCAAAGGCCCCCAGTTTTATCGCTTGAATCGTGCTTTCCATATCCTGGTAGGCGGTGATTACGATCACCTGCAGCTTTGGAAATTTGCCCCGCAGCCGCTTTAGGACCTCCAGTCCGCTCATACCCGGCAGCCTGATATCCAAAATCAGCAGTGCCGGCCGGAATTTTTCCACCAAAGCCAGCCCATCGGGACCGTTGGTGGCCGTGCATACTTCCCATTTTCTCAGTCTAAAAAACATCTCCATGGATTCCAGGATGGAGCTTTGATCATCAATGATACACACTTTGGCTCTCATGGGCTCTCTCATTTCTGGGGCAGCAGCATCGTGAAGCCCACCCCCTTGGGGATACGCTCGGAGACGAATACCCGGCCACCGTGGGCCTCGACGATTTTCTTAACGTTTCCTAAACCCAGGCCGATACCGCCGGCCTTTTGGCTGAAAAAAGGATCAAAGACATAGGGACGCTTTTCTACGGGAATTCCGGGGCCGTCGTCTGCAACCCGCAAGCACACCCAAAGCTTCCCTTTCTCCCGCAACCATTTGGTGCTGATAAATATATGTCCTCCCGTTGCTAACGCCTCCAGCGCGTTGAGCAGCAAGTTGATCAAAGCTTGCTCGATACGTTCCGGATCCACGGACACCGTACCGACCTTTGAACTGAATCGGGTAATAACACGGACTCCCTGATAATTCATTCTTTGTTCAACCATTTTGATGCAGCCCTTGATCAATTGCCTTAGGTCAACCAATCGGATCTTGAGGCGAAAAGGTATGGTCAGGTCCATCATTTCTATAACCCTTCTCCGAATCAGCTCCGTCTCTCGAAGGGTTGAGGCGAGGAGTTTCCGGCGGGCATCCTCCGGCAATTGTCCCTCCGAAAACAGTTGCAGATTCATTTTAATGGATGTCAACGGGTTGTTGATCTCATGGGCCAGCGAGCCGGCTAAGTTGGCCAAGGCGCCAAGCTTTTCCACCTCCCGGTTTTTTCTTTCCAATTCCAGACGCTCGCTTATATCACGGCAGACGCCAATGTTCGCCACTTGTCCCCCGAATGAGGAGAGTTTGGCCATGATTTCGGTTGACAGGTGCCGACCGTCCCGGTGTAACCGCAGGTATTCCAGTCGGGAAGCGCTGCGCAGGCCTTTGCGGCTATCGGCATAAGAGGCTTCTACCTCCGGTCTCGATTCCACAGCGACGAATTCCAGATAATGGTGCCCTTCGATTTCTTCTGCACCATATCCGTGCATTCTGGCAAAGGCATTGTTGCAATAGATGATCGTTCCTTCGGCCAGGACAAAATAGCCGTCGTTGATATCCTCCACCAGGGTTTTGTATTTACGTTCCGAATCGGCCAGCTTCCCGGTTCTATCCGCCACCTCTTGCTCCAGATATTTTGCCTGGTTGCGAAGGAATTCTTCGTGCAATTCCTGAAAATAGGAGCTGAACTGGGTTACGGTAGATACCAGGCACCGATGCAGTCGCAGAAGGGTCGGTGTCAAAGAGGAAGGCTTAATATGCTTTATCAGCAGAGGAAGAACGGTCTCGCGGTACTGTTCGAAAGCTCTCTGGACTTCGGAAAGGGTGAAACCGCCGTGGAGCCTTTTATAGGCGATGAAATTGATGAACTCAACCAAATCTCCCCATTGGTCATCCACCAAGGCCAAGCGGAAACAGTTGGCCGCTCGATCGATCAGCATGGTCAATTCCTGAGCCGGTTCGTCCGCATACCTTGAGGAATTATCGTGGAGCATGCGGTGAGCCCAGGTCTCAACGATATGTTGGTGAAATTGGATAAGGACTTCGGATAGATCCATAAAAAATCTCCTTGGCGAGACTTTCGTTGAAAAAACGTCCAATTAATCATTATAACGAAATTGAAAAATATTCCATCTATTTTCAAAATATTTGAAAATTAATTTCAATTAAG
This window harbors:
- a CDS encoding histone deacetylase, coding for MLQEDLAGQFQSITPRPATHQELTYIHTAAYVDRVASTAGREYVSLDPDTQTSPKSYEAAITAAGGLFTLVDALLAGKIDNGFALTRPPGHHAEADRAMGFCLFNNVALAAEYARHHHGQEKVLIVDWDLHHGNGTQHAFWKSNKILYFSTHQYPYYPGSGAIHEVGADKAQGYTVNCPLSSGYQDQDFAQIFERVLLPIGRQFKPDLILVSAGFDTYYQDPLGAQQVTPAGFARMTRLLMDLARDVCQGRLLLTLEGGYHLKGLRLSVLAVLKELLGESILSADQQLPDSRPDLPIVEKVWSIQKSFWKKRGKLS
- a CDS encoding nuclear transport factor 2 family protein, whose amino-acid sequence is MTLSREAILKAMEEWNLAWDDHDLEGVMTLFHDEVIFENWTGGKAVGKEALRKAWAPWFANHGGFRFTGEDLFIDEKEQKVLYRWELSWPSSEKGYTGKPEKRRGLDVIHLQDGKIIQKLTYAKTTIEIDGQRIPLHL
- a CDS encoding 2-hydroxyglutaryl-CoA dehydratase is translated as MITAGIDVGHQSVHVALVQGKCLLGQGSLVIAGAVEAAAGAAFEEILKQYALRPEGIDRIFATGVGREKVPLADGQRTEMLCQVVGAHWFFPKARTVIDLGAEGSRILRCDSEGNLTNFVLNDKCASGAGIFLETVAGMLKLSVQDLGPLSLRSSKKVRLTTTCAVFAESEIVAEIHRGSAREDILAGVHESLVAKVVSIIPRVGLEPEVILTGGVAKNVGIVETLRRQLGIEVRVPEFPEITGALGAAILAADALETIKSEALVKELLQINSLREYDQ
- a CDS encoding sigma-54-dependent Fis family transcriptional regulator, whose amino-acid sequence is MRAKVCIIDDQSSILESMEMFFRLRKWEVCTATNGPDGLALVEKFRPALLILDIRLPGMSGLEVLKRLRGKFPKLQVIVITAYQDMESTIQAIKLGAFDYLHKPIDVDEMDTVIRRLEQTTQAHYQDESEVLDPAAAQSGPQPLIIARSRKMKEVFKIIALVSESRVTVLIQGESGTGKELIARSIHHNSPWKDRPFTVMDCSTLVDSLVESELFGYEKGAFTGAHETRKGRLELTGEGTIFFDEIGELPLTMQGKLLRFLQSGEFVRVGGNQPNFSRARIVAATNRDLTKLVQDGKFREDLYYRLKVVTINAPPLHSRKSDIPVLADFFLKKMADQNVSKLKRLSPGALDLLMQYDWPGNVRQLENALTRCAVLTSDLVLTREHTEACLQDSPNPPRMEGPSEGLENFERNHILNILNSKDWHLGKTCAQLRMSRPTLRARMKKYGLTKKAIPRPPVSPPGAKGREIIPGLPPAR
- a CDS encoding PAS domain S-box protein, giving the protein MDLSEVLIQFHQHIVETWAHRMLHDNSSRYADEPAQELTMLIDRAANCFRLALVDDQWGDLVEFINFIAYKRLHGGFTLSEVQRAFEQYRETVLPLLIKHIKPSSLTPTLLRLHRCLVSTVTQFSSYFQELHEEFLRNQAKYLEQEVADRTGKLADSERKYKTLVEDINDGYFVLAEGTIIYCNNAFARMHGYGAEEIEGHHYLEFVAVESRPEVEASYADSRKGLRSASRLEYLRLHRDGRHLSTEIMAKLSSFGGQVANIGVCRDISERLELERKNREVEKLGALANLAGSLAHEINNPLTSIKMNLQLFSEGQLPEDARRKLLASTLRETELIRRRVIEMMDLTIPFRLKIRLVDLRQLIKGCIKMVEQRMNYQGVRVITRFSSKVGTVSVDPERIEQALINLLLNALEALATGGHIFISTKWLREKGKLWVCLRVADDGPGIPVEKRPYVFDPFFSQKAGGIGLGLGNVKKIVEAHGGRVFVSERIPKGVGFTMLLPQK